The sequence below is a genomic window from Denitratisoma sp. DHT3.
CTTCGTGGTGCTGCATTTCGACGAGGCCGGCATGGTATCGGCGCGCCACGTCCTGGGCGAGGACGCGGCGGTGGTGGAAACTCCGGCCGGCGTCTGGCATGCGGTGCTCTCGCTGGATCCGGGCGGGGTCATCTTCGAGGTCAAACAGGGGCCCTACCTTCCGGTCGGTCCTGCCGACTGTGCTCCCTGGGCGCCGGCCGATGGCGGCGAGGATGCCCGCGCGCTGCTGGACTGGTTCAGTCGGGCTCGAGCGGGAGATCGGTGGAACCCGGCCGGCCCCGGGTAATTCCGCCGGGAGGGTGGACGCTGGGGCCGCCCGGGGCGGGGCAGCTCGCCGGATCGCTGGCGTAGGCCGCCAGGCCGATACCGCGCAGGCGTTCCAGATAGCAGCCGTAGCGGCGGCCCCAGGCGAAGGCGCGGTCGTCGGCGGCGATGGCGTAGGATTAAAAAGGGAAGAGGGGGCCAGGGACCCCGGTCAGAGTGTCAGTCCGCATAGTCGATCAGGACCACGTGAGCGGCCAAGAAAGCCCCTTGCCACGGCGCCCCCCGGCCAGAGGGCTCGTGTGGGTCGGGCAGGAGGTGCGGTGTCGGCCGTTTATTCATGGTATCCCTGGCTTTCCCCATGGGACAATGCCGGCTATGAGCACAAGAAACGAGATGCCCCACGCGGACCAGGGCTCGGCGGTAGCGTG
It includes:
- a CDS encoding WbuC family cupin fold metalloprotein, yielding MKTISPADLDALAGAAQRSPRRRMNLNLHAELADPVQRLAIAMEPDTMVVPHRHQQTFELLHPLRGRFVVLHFDEAGMVSARHVLGEDAAVVETPAGVWHAVLSLDPGGVIFEVKQGPYLPVGPADCAPWAPADGGEDARALLDWFSRARAGDRWNPAGPG